The genomic window GTAGGTCTGGATGAAGTCGGGCCGCATCACCATCACCGAGGCCAGCGGCGCCCAGTAGCCGTGCCCCAACGGCAGCGCGGTGCCCACCAGATAGCCGGTCGAGGCCACCGCGGAGACCCGCAGCGCGTGCCGGAGGACCGGCGCGTGCCAGCGCATCTGGCGGCGTACGGTCCGCACCGCGGTCGGCAGCAGTTCGCCGACCGACGGGCGCAGCAGGTGCGCGGCGCCGGCGGCGTCCGAGGGCCCCGAGCCCTCGGCCCGTTCCACCGCCGCGCTCAGCAGCGACACCAGCCGGGTCGCCGACCTGCGGGCCGCGCCGGTCAGGTCCGCGCCCGGGGCGTCGGCCTGCAGCAGGGCGTCGGCCCGCTCGGTGACCCGGACCTGGTCGCCGTTCCTGATCGCCTTGGCGACCGAGTCCAGGACGGCCGCGGCCACCGCCAGCACCTCCCGCGCCCGCTCCCGCTCCGGGCCCTCGGCCGCGGCGCCCACCGTCGGGTCCGCCAGCGACGCGAGCACCGGGCGGATCCGCTCGGCCAGCACCCGGCTGCCGTGCAACTCCTCGGGCCGGCGCCTGGCCTGACGGGCGGTCACCACGGCCGCGCTGCGCGCGGTCATCAGCGGCACCGGGTCGAAGGGCGCCACCGGGTCGTGGCGCAGCCGGCGCGCGTAGTCCGCCTCGGCCGCGAAGGCGTCGGCCAGCGCGTCGCGCTGCGCGCCCCAGCGGCGGATCGGGAAGATCACGATCAGCGCCGCCTGCACGGCCGCCCCGAGCCCCACCAGCGCCGCGTGCTGCAACGCGCCGATCATCGAGGTCGGCAGGGTGACCGTCACCAGCATCACCGCGACCGTCAGCGAGGCGACGAGCCCGGTGGTCGGGCCGAGCGCCCACGCCATGCCCGAGGCGAACGCCCACACCGCGAGCAGCAGGACGAACAGCCCCACGTGCGCCGCCGCCAGATACCCCAGGAAGGTGCTCACCGCCAGCCCCGCGCCGGCGGCGAGCGCCAGCACCGCCCGCGGCCGCCAGCTGCGCTGGAAGGTGGCCATCCCGGCGGCGAAGGCCCCGAAGGCCGAGGAGGCCGCGACCGCCGGCGACCACAGCCACAGCGCGAGCCCGACGACCACCGCCACGCCGCCGGCCGCACGCAGCGCGACCAGCGGCTCAAGACGGGTCCGCTCCACCCGCAGGCCGGACCTGGCGGTCTCCCGCAGCGCACGCAACCACGTCATGGTGCAGAGAATAGGCAGAAGGTCGAACCCCGGGGCGCCCGGGCGATGCCCCCGGACCAGCCGATACGGGACATCCGCCGGCCTCGGCGTGACGGCGCCCACTCCGCGGCCCGCCCGCACCCTCACACCTGCGCGCCGCGGTCTGCTTCAATGGGGGCATGGCCAGCACTACTGACACCGGGACGGGTCGCAGCGACCTCGAGCCCTTCTGGCCGTCCCGGCAGGAGCACCACTTCGACCGCTGGTGTTGCCGCGCGATCCCCGCGCGGACCCGCGTCCCTCGCTGACCTGCCGGCAGCCCCGCCCCCGAAGGCCACCGGCGGCCCTGCGGCAGTAACCGGTCCCGCGCACAACGGAGTCCCACGACCCTTCGCGCGAAAGAGCCGAATCCATGTCGAACCTGCCTTCCGTCACGTCCCTGCCCGCCCACTCCGCCGCCGCCCACCGGCAGCGGCTGCGCGCGGTACGCCCCGACGAGGTGCCGCCTGCCCCCGACTTCCTGCCGCCGGGCGCCACCTGGCTGCCTGCCCCGGGGCACGTGCTGCCCGCGGTCGCCGGCGGCGCCCCGATGGTCGGCTACCTGGTGCTCGTGCCCGCCGACCCGGCCGCCGCCCTCCAGCCGGTGCCCGCCGCCGACCCGGCGCCCGCCACCGGCGTGCGGATCGACGAGGACCGCCGCACCGCCGCGGTGGACGACCGTCAGCTGGACCTGACCTACCTGGAGTTCGAGCTGCTGGCGCACCTGGTGGCCCACCCGCACCGGGTGCACTCCCGCGACCAGCTGGTCACCACGGTGTGGGGGTACGGCCATGTCGGCGACGGCCGCACGGTGGACGTGCACATCGCCCGGCTGCGCCGCAAGCTCGGCGCCGACCACCGGGGCAGCATCGTGACCGTGCGCCGGGTCGGCTACAAGTACGCCCCGGCCCAGGGCGACCGCGCGCAGCAGGGAGCTACGGAACGACGGTGACGGGCCACTTGCCCGCCTTCACCAGCCGGACGGCCACCGAGCCCACCAGCCGGTGGCCGGCCCGCTCCGAGGCGCCGACCACGACCGCGTCCGCGGTCAGCTGGTCGGCGGCCGCGGCCAGCCCGCCGTAGGGGTCGCCGCGGAAGGTGTGGAACTCCCACCGCACCTGGAAGGTCCCGCGCAGCCGCTCGACCGACGCGCGGACCTCGGCCACCAGCTGCGCGGCGATCCCGGTGTCCATCTCCGAGACCGGGACGCCGAGCGCGGCGCCGCCCGGCAGGTAGGGCTGCACGTAGACCAGGGCGAGCAGCGCGTTCTGCCGGCGGGCCATACCCGCGGCGTAGGCGGCGGCACGCCAGGACGAGTCCGAGCCGTCGATACCGGCGAGGATCACCTTCGGCCCGTCGGTGCCGCGTTCGAAGAGCGGGGGGGATTTCTGCTCGTCCACCCGGTCAGGCTATCGGCCTGCGGCCTGCGGTTTCATCCCCGAGCACGCAGCGTTCTCACCCCAATGGGTGTATTGCCACGACATGCGCTCCTTTGGGGGGCACGCTTTTCGGGAGGAGTGAAACAGGCAGCGTCCTTCCGCCCGGCACGCGCACCACGGTCAGGTCCGCGCCCCGTGCTCCGGCTCGCCGCCCACGCCGCTACCGGGGAGGTTTGTCATGCCGAGCGTGTCCACGAGCGTATTCGTGTCGAAGCCGGACACCGAGGTCTTCGACTTTCTCGCCGACGCCCGTAATCTCGCCCTGTGGAGCTCCGGTGTGACCTCCGTCGACGCAGCCACCGTGGTTCCCGGCCGCGACGCGGCGTACCGCTACCGCTACCCGGGCCGGCGCCGGCCGCACCGGCTGGTGTGCGACCACTTCGAACCCTGCCGCCGCATAGTCTTCCGCGGGCAGCGCATGTGGAGCCCGCTGGGCACCCAGGTGCCGGTCTACGGCTTCGACCTCATCCCGCACGGCGACGGCACGATGGTCCGGCTCTCGGTGACCAGCTGCCTCAGTGCCGCGCTGCTGCTGCTCGCCCCGGTCGTCGCGATGGCATGGCGGCGCGACCTGCCGGCCGACGCCCGCAAGTTCTGCGACCTGCTCGGCGGCCCGGCTGCCGCACCCGCTCCGCTGCACGGCCCGCCCGCGCCCGCGACGGGGTCAGCCGACCCCGGTCCCCCCGCTGCGACGCCGCTGCGCACCTCACCGGCACCCGGTGGCTTCGACTACGCTCATTGAGTGTTAAACTAACAAGGTGACGCGGCGCCCCCGAGCCCGTCATGCGTGACCGCCCCGGCCAGGTCCCCCCGTCCCGGCCGGGGCTCCCGCATGTCCGGGGTCCCTCCACCCTCCGGGCCCCGTCGCCCGGGGACTGCTCCGGTACTGCGGCGGGCCTGCGCGGCGGCGCCGCCCGTGGCAGGCTTGCGGCGACCCACCGTCACCGCCCCGGCAAGGAGCCGACGTTGCGCAGAACCACCCCCGCCGCCGTGGCCGTCAGTGCCGCACTCGCACTGGTCGCCACCGTCACCACCGCGGGAAGCGCGGTGGCCAGGACCCCGTCGCGGCCCAAGCCGCTGCCGTTGCCGCTGACCATGGTGAACGACGGCGGCGGCAGCCAGCTGATCGTCGCGACCGCGCCCACCGCCGGCGCCACCTCGGGCACCCTCACCTGGTGGGAGCGCAGCGGTAGCACCTGGATCGCGGTCGGCACCGCACCCGCCCGCTTCGGCAGCCACGGCCTGACCGCGGGCACCACCCGCAAGCAGAACACCGGCACCACCCCCGCCGGCCTGTACGGGCTTCCCTTGGCCTTCGGCAACAGCGCCGCGCCGGCCGGCACCACGCTGTCCTACCGCCGCGTCACCGCGTCCTCCTGGTGGTGCGAGGACACCGCCTCGACCTCGTACAACCGCTGGGTCAGCCCGCTGCCGAAGGACTGCCGGGCGAGCGAGTCGGAGCACCTGGCCGACTATCCGACGCAGTACGCGCGCGCCGTGCTCATCGACTTCAACTACACCGCGCCGGTCAAGGGCCGCGGCGCCGGGATCTTCCTGCACGTCAACGGCAGTGGCGCGACCGCCGGTTGCGTGTCGATCCCGGCGGACGCGCTGGGCCGCGTGCTGGCCTGGCTCAAGCCCGCGGCCCATCCGCACATCGCGATCGGCACCGACGGCGGCACGCTGGACGTCACCCGCTACTGAACGGTCACCGGGCGGCGCGCTCCGCGTCGCCCGGCGCGTCCTGCGGGGCGACCCCGGACATCTTGTCCGGGTTGGTGACCAGGTAGATCCCGGTGACCTTGTCGTCGTCCGCGTCCAGGTCCACGACCATGACAGCGGTGGGGGAGTCGTCCGCGAAGACGACCACCGACGGGTCGCCGTTGACCTGCCGGTAGCGGATGTCGACCGCCGCGGGCAGCCGGTTGGCCGCGTAACCGCTGATCAGCTTCGCCACCTTCTCCCGGCCCGACACCGGCCGCGACGCGGCGTCCGCCTTGCCGCCGCCGTCGGTCCACAGCGTCACGTCGGGGGCGAGCAGGCTCATCAGCTCCGCCAGGTCGCCGCCCAGCGCCGCGTCGATGAACCGCTCGGTCACCTGCCGCTGCAACCGCCGGTCCGCCTGGTAGCGCGGCCGGCGCGCCTGCACGTGCTCCCGCGCCCGGTGCGCGAGCTGTCTGACCGCCGAGGGGCTGCGGTCCAGGATCGCGGCGATCTCGGTGTGCGGGTAGCCGAACACCTCGTGCAGCACGAACACCGCCCGCTCCAGCGGGGTCAGCGTCTCCAGCACCACCAGCATCGCGATCGACACCGACTCGTTGCGCAGCGCCGGCTCGGCCGCGTCCGCCGACAGCGCCGCCTGCGGCGACCCCGCGGTCTCCGGCGCCCCGGTGGCCAGCGGCTCTGGAAGCCACGGGCCGACGTAGGTCTCGCGGCGGCGGCTGATGCCGGCCCGCCGTGCCAGTGCCTGGTTGACCGCGATCCTCACCAGATACGCCCGCGGGTTGTCGATGTCCTCGCCGAGCGTCCCGGCGCTGCGGCGTGTCCAGGCCAGCCAGGTCTCCTGCAGGACGTCCTCGGTGTCGGCGACGCCGCCGAGCATGTTGTAGACGACCGAGAACAGCAGCTCCCGGTGGCTGACGAACTCGGCGGTCGCCCGGTCGCCGGCCGCAGCGGCATGCCGGGTCGGAGTGTCGGACACGATGGATCCTCCTGCGGTGCGTTTTCCCGTCGGCCCCACGAGGGCCCGGCCTGCCTCCAGCGTGACATCGTGCGGCCGGTATGTGATGTGTGTCTCGCGCCGGCGGGAAATTGTGCCTGATGAGACGGTTTTGTCCGGTTCTCCCGGCGGGAGGTCGCGGCGCCGCTGTCACATCCGGGCCGCGCCGGTGCTCTTTGTTGCGCGGGGCGTGGACGACGGCCCGGCGGCAGCCCGGCAACGGGTGCAGGAGGGGGGCCGCCGGTCCGTCGCAGCGCCCCGGCCCCGCCCCGACCGGGGCGGCGGGATACGACGACGTGCCGAAGGAAGTGGTCCGCCGTGGCCGACACGCAGCAGGACATCGATTTCACCATCATGTACGCGACCCACCGGGCCTTCCGGCGCGACCTGCGGCGGCTCACCGCCGCCGTGGGGGCGGGACACGCCGGCGCCCCGCAGATCCTGGCCGGCTGGGAGAACTTCAGCCACCAGCTGCACAACCACCACTCCGTCGAGGACGCGGCCCTCTGGCCGCAGGTCGAGGCCAGGATCCAGGGCCGGCCCGGCGACCTGGAGCTGATGGCGGCCATGGAGGAGGAGCACGCGGAGCTCGGCCCGCGGCTCGACGCGGTCGACACCGCGCTCCGCTCCCGCGCTGACGACCTCCCGGCCCGCGTCCAGGACCTGTACGAGGTGATGGACCACCACTTCGCGCACGAGGAGAACGCCGCGCTGCCGCTGATCCAGGAGGTGCTGACCCGGGCAGAATGGCAGAAGTTCGGGCTGGCCAACGCCAGGAACCTCGGCGTCAGGGGCGTCGCCGTCTACGTCCCGTGGGTGATCGACGGCGCCTCGGCCCAGGAGCGGCGCGAGTTCCTGGGCGCGTTTCCGCCGCCGGTGAGGGTGGCGAACACGGTGCTGTGGCAGCGTGCGTACCACAAGAAAGGTCTCTGGAAGGTCTGAGGCGAGCGGCGGCCGAAGAGACCGCCGGCCGGCCCCGACGCGAGAGGACGCCATGTGCTGGTCCGCCACGGCCGATCTTGCGGCCGGGTCCGCGATCTGCGCGCTCGGCGTGGCCTGCGTGGCACGGACCCGGCGGGTCCGCGACCTGCCGCTGGCCGCGCTGCCCCTGCTGCTGGGGGCGCACCAGCTGATCGAGGCCGCGGTCTGGCACGGTGACGGCGGCACGGGCGCCGCCACCACCGCGTGGACGGTGATCGCCCTGCCACTGCTCGCGCTCTGGGTGCCGCTCGCGGTCCTGTCCGCCTCGCCCGGCGCCCGCCTGCGGCTGCTCGCCCCGGCGGTGGTGGGCGCCGTGACCGCGACCGTCCTCGCCGTGCGCGTCGCGGCCCGTCCCCCGTCCGCGAAGATCCACGGCCACACGGTCGGCTACTCCGTGCACGTCCCGCACGCCTCGTGGCTGATCGCCGGCTACCTCTTCGCCACGGTGGGCGCGCTCCTCCTCACCCCCGACCGGACCCTGCGCCTGCTGGGCGCCCTCACCGCCACCGGCGCCGTCGTCTGCGCGGCGCTCTGGCGCCTGGAGTTCATCTCCACCTGGTGCGCCGTCGCCGCCGTCACCTCCCTCACCCTGCTGGTCCGCACGGCCCACCCGCCGCCGAGGGGACGACCGCCGGCAAGGTGTCAGTAACGAAGCACCGCCGCCACATGCCCGACGTCGGCGAGCTCGCCGTCGGGGACGAAACGCACCCTCGCCCCGATGTCCAGCGCCTGCTCGGCGATCTCGTCGACGATGTCGTCCCGCGCCCCCCGGTCACCGGCGGCGGCCGGCACCAGGTGGTCGCCGTCGTCCCGCACCGTCGTGCGGTAACCGTCCTCGATCGCGACCAGCGCCACCCGCGCCTCGGCGACCGACTGCCACACCTCGTCCACACCGCCCGCCAAGGCCTTGCGGCCGCGCGCCTCGTCCAGCTCGGACAGCACGCCCGCGACCTCCTCCTCGGCCTGCCGCTCCGCCGCGGCGGCAAGAGCCTCGCGCAGCGCCTCGCCCGGGCCCTCGGCCAGACCGCCCTGGACGATCCGCCCGGCGGACTCCTTCACCAGCCTGCCCGCCTCGTCCAGCGCGGCCAGCGCCGCCGCCTCGCCGGCCACGTACACCGGCCGCGGATCGGCCGCGACGACCACCCCCGCCTTCTCGGTCACCTCCCGCAGGAACTGCCGGGTCCGCTCGTCGCGGAAGGTGCTCGCAGTGTCACCGGCGCGCTCCTCGCGCTGCGGGTCGACGTCCCCCGCCGCCCGGCGCAGCGGGAAGGTGTCCGTGACCTGCTCCGGCGCCCGCCCCTTGCACCCGCTCCACAGCGTCGCGACGTCCGCGGACAGCGCCAGCACCCAGAACGGCTGGTTGGCGACATGGGCGGCCACCAGGTTCCGGGTCAGGAAGGTCTGCGCGAGCAGCACCCTGGCCGGTACGGTCCGCGCCATCGTCCACACCTGGTGCTCGCCGGGCGCGGCGAAGATCGCCAGGCCGTCCTCGGCGTGCACCAGGTCCACCTCGCCGAGCGCCTGGTCGAGCTGGCCGATCACGTCGATCCGGTCGGACCGCGAGACCTCCGGGTCGTTGTGCACCGCGTCCTTGGCCTCTTCCAGCAGATTGCGCAGCCGCACCCGGTCCTGCGAGTTGGCGGGCTCGCGGCGGTGGGTCGGCAGCAGGACCGAGACGGCCGGGTAGGGTCGCGGGCGGCGCAGCTCGGCAAGGACTGCGGGGCTGATCGGCGCATGCATGGCAGGGCCCTTTCGGCGGCGGCATCGCGTGCCGGTGACGTCCCCCGGAGCGTCCTTTTGTCTCTTCATGGATATATCAATGTCCGGCCCGCCGCAGCTCGTGTCCGCGCGGCCCGCCCACCACGGGCGACCCCGGCCCGCCGCCGCCTCTCCGGCCCGCGGCCCGCGCGGAAAACGGAACGCCCCGCGCCGCCGGGGCCGCTGCTGACAGCCACAGGACCATATGCGAAGCTGCCGACCGCGACGAGGGGAGGCGGCGGTGGGCGAGCGGGAGGCCACAGCCGGGCCGCGAGGGGCCGGAGAGCACCAGGGGACCGCAGGACCACCGGCAACGGGCGCGCAAGGGCGCGACCGGGCCGGACGGGGCCGGGCGGGAGCGGCCGGCACGGCGCTGGCCGTCGTCGCCGTCGCCGGTACCGCGCTCGCCGCGGTGCTGCTGCGCCCCGACCGATCGCTGCTGGCCGAGAGCGGCGGCCCGCTGGACAACACCGCCGTCGTCGTGCTGCTCGCGGTGGCCTGCCTGGTCGGCGGGCTGATGCTCAGCAGCCGCTACCGTGCCCGCCTCGGCTACGACCAGAGCCTGCCGCCCTTCGAGCAGCGGCTGGCCGACGTGGTCCGGGTGACGCTGGTCGCCGCCGCGGTGCTGGTGCCGGTCCTGCTGCTCGCCATGCACCACTTCCCCGCCGGGGGCGCCGAGCCGCAGCCGGTGCAGACCCGCGACGACTTCTTCCCCCACACCCAGCGCCCGATCCCGCCGCACCGCGTGACCGGACCGAGCTCCGCCGGCCGGCTCACCCTGCCGCACCTGCTGGTGGTGCTCGGCATCGCCGCACTGGTCGTCGCCCTGCTCATCGCCGGATACCGGCTGTGGCGCCAGCTGCGGCGCACCGCCGCGGCGGCGGACGCGGACCCGTACCGCCCCGCCGAGGAGGAGGTGCTCGCCGACGCCGTCGACTCCGGCCGCCGCGCGCTGCTCGACGGCGCCGACGCCCGCGCCGCCGTCATCGCCTGCTATGCCGCCATGGAGACCTCGCTCGCCCGTTCCGGCGTCGCCCGCCGCGCCTCCGACAGCCCGCAGGACCTGCTGGAGCGCGCCGCCGGCAGCGGCCTGCTGACCGGCCCGCACGCCACCGACCTGACCGCGCTGTTCCGCGAGGCCCGCTACTCCACCCACCCCATGGACCGCACCCACCGCGACCGGGCCGCCGCCGCCCTGGACGCCATCGCCGCGCAGCTCGCCGAGCGCGCGGCGGCGGACGATCCGCAGCCCGGCGACGGCCCCGGCGGCGGCGCGCAGGGGACGCAACCGACCGCGGGAGTCCGCCGGTGACCGAGCCCCCCGAGCCCGGCGCGCCCGGCTCCGTACGCCACTCGCTGACCCTGCTGACCGCGGTCGGCGCCGTCGCCGTGGTCCTGCTCGGGCTCACCGAGGGGCTGCCGGGCGCGGCCACCGGGCTCGCCCTCTGTACCGTCGCCGGCCTCGGCATCGCCCGATACGTCTCCGGCGCGGGCGCCCAGGACAGCGGCTTCCGCCGCTCGGTGCGGCTGCTCGGCGCCCGGGCGCCCGCCCTCGGCGAGTGGCAGCGCGTGGTCGACAAGTCGATCGGTGAGCGCAGCGACGTGCACTTCGTCGCCACCCTCAGGCCGCAGTTGCAGCGGCTGTTCGCCGCCCGGCTCGCCGAGCGGCACGGCGTCGAGCTCCACCGCAGCCCCGAGCGGGCCAAGGCCCTGATCGGCGCCGACCTGTGGCCGTGGATCGACCCGCGGACCCGGCCCGCGCACCGCCCCGACGACCCGGAGCGGGTGCTGCGCGCCCTGCTCGACCGGCTGGAGGCGCTGGCGGGGCCACCCCTCGGCGAGCCGGGGCGACCGCCGGGCGAACCCGCGGCGAAGGACCCGTCGACCGGCCTCCGCACCACCACCAGGCACAGTGAGGACCCGCAGTGACCAGCGAAGACCACATCACCGAGCACCACACCCTCACCCCGCGGCAGGCCGGTGGGCGAGCCGCGGAAGTGCTGGCCGAGGTCCGCACCGCCGTCGTCGGCAAGCCCCGGCCGCTGGACATGGTCATGCTCGGCATCCTGGCCGGCGGGCACGTGCTGATCGAGGACCTGCCAGGACTGGGCAAGACCCTGCTCGCCCGGTCCTTCGCCACCGCGCTGGGCCTGGACTTCCGGCGTATCCAGTTCACCCCCGACCTGCTGCCCTCCGACGTCACCGGCGCGCCCTTCTACGACCAGCGCACCGCCGACATGGTCTTCCGGCCGGGACCGGTCTTCACCCACCTGCTGCTCGCCGACGAGATCAACCGCACCCCGCCCAAGACGCAGGCCTCGCTCCTGGAGGCGATGGCCGAGTCCCAGGTGTCCATCGACGGCAGCACCCGGCCGCTGCCCGACCCCTTCGTGGTCATCGCCACCGCGAACCCGATCGAGTACGAGGGCACCTACTCGCTGCCCGAG from Streptomyces sp. NBC_01198 includes these protein-coding regions:
- a CDS encoding FUSC family protein; amino-acid sequence: MTWLRALRETARSGLRVERTRLEPLVALRAAGGVAVVVGLALWLWSPAVAASSAFGAFAAGMATFQRSWRPRAVLALAAGAGLAVSTFLGYLAAAHVGLFVLLLAVWAFASGMAWALGPTTGLVASLTVAVMLVTVTLPTSMIGALQHAALVGLGAAVQAALIVIFPIRRWGAQRDALADAFAAEADYARRLRHDPVAPFDPVPLMTARSAAVVTARQARRRPEELHGSRVLAERIRPVLASLADPTVGAAAEGPERERAREVLAVAAAVLDSVAKAIRNGDQVRVTERADALLQADAPGADLTGAARRSATRLVSLLSAAVERAEGSGPSDAAGAAHLLRPSVGELLPTAVRTVRRQMRWHAPVLRHALRVSAVASTGYLVGTALPLGHGYWAPLASVMVMRPDFIQTYERGVGRFAGTLVGVALATAITQIAHPGTYTFAALAVVSVGLMYLLLRTGYVVAQVCVGAYVVFLLGMGGTQLEQTVRDRVLLTLLGGALAMAAYALFPSWETPRLRDRLAEWTEATAGYLAAVMEAHADPSRRRPGAVRGALLDLRAAGAAWDQAVTRADAEPVRHRGMSRSAVRDADAALSALGRVGLVMEAHQPATDAAPVPEAARFAAALRQATAVAAAGITARRAPEWKALHAELDAWPADPAGDRVVRRCAALLVDTLDELAEALRPRSTGQRHPAGG
- a CDS encoding winged helix-turn-helix domain-containing protein, which encodes MSNLPSVTSLPAHSAAAHRQRLRAVRPDEVPPAPDFLPPGATWLPAPGHVLPAVAGGAPMVGYLVLVPADPAAALQPVPAADPAPATGVRIDEDRRTAAVDDRQLDLTYLEFELLAHLVAHPHRVHSRDQLVTTVWGYGHVGDGRTVDVHIARLRRKLGADHRGSIVTVRRVGYKYAPAQGDRAQQGATERR
- a CDS encoding universal stress protein, whose translation is MDEQKSPPLFERGTDGPKVILAGIDGSDSSWRAAAYAAGMARRQNALLALVYVQPYLPGGAALGVPVSEMDTGIAAQLVAEVRASVERLRGTFQVRWEFHTFRGDPYGGLAAAADQLTADAVVVGASERAGHRLVGSVAVRLVKAGKWPVTVVP
- a CDS encoding SRPBCC family protein; this encodes MSTSVFVSKPDTEVFDFLADARNLALWSSGVTSVDAATVVPGRDAAYRYRYPGRRRPHRLVCDHFEPCRRIVFRGQRMWSPLGTQVPVYGFDLIPHGDGTMVRLSVTSCLSAALLLLAPVVAMAWRRDLPADARKFCDLLGGPAAAPAPLHGPPAPATGSADPGPPAATPLRTSPAPGGFDYAH
- a CDS encoding L,D-transpeptidase family protein, whose protein sequence is MRRTTPAAVAVSAALALVATVTTAGSAVARTPSRPKPLPLPLTMVNDGGGSQLIVATAPTAGATSGTLTWWERSGSTWIAVGTAPARFGSHGLTAGTTRKQNTGTTPAGLYGLPLAFGNSAAPAGTTLSYRRVTASSWWCEDTASTSYNRWVSPLPKDCRASESEHLADYPTQYARAVLIDFNYTAPVKGRGAGIFLHVNGSGATAGCVSIPADALGRVLAWLKPAAHPHIAIGTDGGTLDVTRY
- the sigJ gene encoding RNA polymerase sigma factor SigJ, translating into MSDTPTRHAAAAGDRATAEFVSHRELLFSVVYNMLGGVADTEDVLQETWLAWTRRSAGTLGEDIDNPRAYLVRIAVNQALARRAGISRRRETYVGPWLPEPLATGAPETAGSPQAALSADAAEPALRNESVSIAMLVVLETLTPLERAVFVLHEVFGYPHTEIAAILDRSPSAVRQLAHRAREHVQARRPRYQADRRLQRQVTERFIDAALGGDLAELMSLLAPDVTLWTDGGGKADAASRPVSGREKVAKLISGYAANRLPAAVDIRYRQVNGDPSVVVFADDSPTAVMVVDLDADDDKVTGIYLVTNPDKMSGVAPQDAPGDAERAAR
- a CDS encoding hemerythrin domain-containing protein, which encodes MADTQQDIDFTIMYATHRAFRRDLRRLTAAVGAGHAGAPQILAGWENFSHQLHNHHSVEDAALWPQVEARIQGRPGDLELMAAMEEEHAELGPRLDAVDTALRSRADDLPARVQDLYEVMDHHFAHEENAALPLIQEVLTRAEWQKFGLANARNLGVRGVAVYVPWVIDGASAQERREFLGAFPPPVRVANTVLWQRAYHKKGLWKV
- a CDS encoding DUF6629 family protein, whose amino-acid sequence is MCWSATADLAAGSAICALGVACVARTRRVRDLPLAALPLLLGAHQLIEAAVWHGDGGTGAATTAWTVIALPLLALWVPLAVLSASPGARLRLLAPAVVGAVTATVLAVRVAARPPSAKIHGHTVGYSVHVPHASWLIAGYLFATVGALLLTPDRTLRLLGALTATGAVVCAALWRLEFISTWCAVAAVTSLTLLVRTAHPPPRGRPPARCQ
- a CDS encoding baeRF3 domain-containing protein, with the protein product MHAPISPAVLAELRRPRPYPAVSVLLPTHRREPANSQDRVRLRNLLEEAKDAVHNDPEVSRSDRIDVIGQLDQALGEVDLVHAEDGLAIFAAPGEHQVWTMARTVPARVLLAQTFLTRNLVAAHVANQPFWVLALSADVATLWSGCKGRAPEQVTDTFPLRRAAGDVDPQREERAGDTASTFRDERTRQFLREVTEKAGVVVAADPRPVYVAGEAAALAALDEAGRLVKESAGRIVQGGLAEGPGEALREALAAAAERQAEEEVAGVLSELDEARGRKALAGGVDEVWQSVAEARVALVAIEDGYRTTVRDDGDHLVPAAAGDRGARDDIVDEIAEQALDIGARVRFVPDGELADVGHVAAVLRY
- a CDS encoding DUF4129 domain-containing protein — protein: MGEREATAGPRGAGEHQGTAGPPATGAQGRDRAGRGRAGAAGTALAVVAVAGTALAAVLLRPDRSLLAESGGPLDNTAVVVLLAVACLVGGLMLSSRYRARLGYDQSLPPFEQRLADVVRVTLVAAAVLVPVLLLAMHHFPAGGAEPQPVQTRDDFFPHTQRPIPPHRVTGPSSAGRLTLPHLLVVLGIAALVVALLIAGYRLWRQLRRTAAAADADPYRPAEEEVLADAVDSGRRALLDGADARAAVIACYAAMETSLARSGVARRASDSPQDLLERAAGSGLLTGPHATDLTALFREARYSTHPMDRTHRDRAAAALDAIAAQLAERAAADDPQPGDGPGGGAQGTQPTAGVRR
- a CDS encoding AAA family ATPase, with the protein product MTSEDHITEHHTLTPRQAGGRAAEVLAEVRTAVVGKPRPLDMVMLGILAGGHVLIEDLPGLGKTLLARSFATALGLDFRRIQFTPDLLPSDVTGAPFYDQRTADMVFRPGPVFTHLLLADEINRTPPKTQASLLEAMAESQVSIDGSTRPLPDPFVVIATANPIEYEGTYSLPEAQLDRFLLRVRMGYLTAPEETGMLRARIARAAPEAVLRTLSGPKEVLAMRAAVEQVEVEDDLLDYVVALVGATRGHQHIQVGASPRGGLALVQLARARAVLDLRDYATPEDVKDVAVAALAHRVTLKPELWVRQIAADDVIAEIVQSVAAPQTLPRSPVAS